In Myxococcus stipitatus, the following are encoded in one genomic region:
- a CDS encoding O-antigen ligase family protein encodes MASASRNSSRYTRLAEVGLAALVVVCPLALGGAARGVSWPLMVLAGMAALFAFIGARRMGQSLRVPLLAVPLGVGAVLCAVQLVPLPEGVLRVLSPEAASLREFALEPLGLTGARPVSLEPSATWRELSKHLAYLLTFLAAVQVSRSRESRRRLLAVVAFTGAAVVLVGMGHALLGVSSLLGFRAWEHARPPLMTFFANPNHLAGFLGLASTVGVGLALTTRPRSKALPFALAAGVSGLGVVLSLSRGGIAFFVFGQVLLVLWLARQRREESRGNLHHGWTRSTAALMGLLAVLAVGAYAVTDALWAEARSADSLEKLSQSKVSLWPMMARAASAFPVLGMGRGAFEAAFPRYQSEPNPNTLTHPENAVLQALAEFGVPGLLLLAVAVWAFIGLLRREGLDALEWASLAGVAALGLHNLFDFSLELPACAVAVLVVLGSVARPRERGKETGPQVCLSPSWALGGVGVALTVVGLVALVPGAHRLEDAEAELATLVRERAPIDTVRARGLELIDRHPSDYLLYRLVASAHAARGGDGAGEALAFINRALALAPQDAVSHRVAADALLSMGRRSQGFLEYRLAYQAGDLGVLRGEAVRRARSVEDLVAMTPDSPEVAGQFVDVLSQALGRVPLALDYNAWARAHFDGRPGVVGLWTRETRLRLGRKELQEAEAACAQVERLESERLETALLRAEVLRGRGEHEAALRAVEGLRARHSMDVELAFTVASWQLEAGLTRRARETLHVVGSLLTDYRQRARMLSMEAEALEREGLLSRAVERRQTAARLVPSAEGFFAVARLQETLRRYDAAARSVREGLELLPPDGRESARAWVTRLESAERTRVETRRKELVDDPNAQELEHLLGDSRAPAVEP; translated from the coding sequence ATGGCTTCCGCGTCTCGCAACAGCTCCCGGTACACCCGGCTCGCCGAAGTAGGTCTGGCGGCGCTCGTCGTGGTGTGTCCGCTGGCGCTCGGTGGCGCGGCGCGTGGGGTGTCCTGGCCGTTGATGGTGCTCGCGGGAATGGCGGCGCTGTTCGCGTTCATCGGCGCGAGGCGGATGGGGCAGTCGTTGCGAGTCCCGCTGCTCGCCGTGCCCCTGGGTGTGGGCGCGGTGTTGTGCGCGGTGCAACTCGTGCCCCTGCCGGAGGGGGTGCTGCGGGTGCTGAGTCCGGAGGCCGCCTCGCTGCGGGAGTTCGCGTTGGAGCCCTTGGGGCTCACGGGGGCGCGGCCGGTGTCGCTGGAGCCTTCGGCCACGTGGCGCGAGCTGTCCAAGCACCTGGCCTATCTGTTGACCTTCCTCGCCGCGGTGCAGGTGAGCCGGTCGAGGGAGAGCCGGCGGCGGCTCCTCGCGGTGGTGGCCTTCACGGGCGCGGCGGTGGTGCTGGTGGGCATGGGGCATGCGCTGCTGGGTGTCTCCTCGCTCCTGGGGTTCAGGGCCTGGGAGCACGCGCGCCCGCCGCTGATGACGTTCTTCGCCAATCCCAATCACCTCGCGGGCTTCCTGGGCCTGGCGTCCACGGTGGGCGTGGGGTTGGCGCTCACCACGCGGCCCCGCTCGAAGGCGCTGCCCTTCGCGTTGGCGGCGGGGGTGAGCGGGCTGGGCGTGGTGTTGTCGCTGTCTCGCGGAGGTATCGCCTTCTTCGTCTTCGGGCAGGTGCTGCTGGTGCTGTGGCTCGCGCGCCAGCGCCGAGAAGAGTCGAGAGGGAACCTCCACCACGGTTGGACGCGGAGCACCGCCGCGCTCATGGGGTTGTTGGCGGTGCTGGCCGTGGGGGCCTACGCCGTGACGGACGCGCTCTGGGCCGAGGCGCGCTCCGCGGACAGCCTGGAGAAGTTGAGCCAGTCCAAGGTGTCGCTCTGGCCCATGATGGCGCGAGCCGCCAGCGCCTTCCCAGTGCTGGGCATGGGGCGCGGTGCGTTCGAGGCGGCCTTCCCGCGCTATCAATCCGAGCCCAATCCCAACACGCTCACGCATCCCGAGAACGCGGTGCTCCAGGCGCTGGCGGAGTTCGGTGTGCCCGGTCTGCTGCTCTTGGCCGTGGCCGTGTGGGCCTTCATCGGCTTGCTGCGCCGCGAGGGACTGGACGCGCTGGAGTGGGCTTCGCTGGCGGGCGTGGCGGCGCTGGGACTGCACAACCTCTTCGACTTCAGCCTGGAGCTCCCGGCCTGCGCGGTGGCGGTGCTGGTGGTGCTGGGGTCGGTGGCGCGGCCTCGGGAGCGCGGCAAGGAGACGGGGCCCCAGGTGTGTCTTTCGCCTTCGTGGGCGCTTGGGGGCGTGGGCGTCGCGCTGACGGTGGTGGGGCTCGTGGCCCTGGTGCCCGGGGCGCATCGGCTCGAGGACGCGGAGGCGGAGCTGGCGACGCTCGTCCGGGAGCGCGCACCCATCGACACGGTGCGCGCTCGAGGACTGGAGCTCATCGACCGGCATCCGTCGGACTATCTGCTGTACCGGCTGGTGGCCTCCGCACACGCGGCACGAGGCGGTGACGGCGCGGGCGAGGCGCTGGCCTTCATCAACCGCGCGCTGGCCCTGGCCCCGCAGGACGCCGTATCGCATCGAGTGGCCGCGGACGCGTTGCTGTCAATGGGGCGCCGCTCGCAAGGCTTCCTGGAGTACCGGCTCGCATACCAGGCAGGTGACCTGGGTGTGCTCCGAGGTGAGGCGGTGCGCCGGGCGCGCTCGGTGGAGGACCTGGTGGCGATGACGCCGGACTCACCGGAGGTGGCGGGCCAGTTCGTGGATGTGTTGAGCCAGGCCCTCGGCCGCGTGCCCTTGGCGCTGGATTACAACGCCTGGGCGAGGGCGCACTTCGATGGCCGCCCGGGTGTGGTGGGGCTGTGGACGCGCGAGACGCGGCTGCGGCTCGGTCGAAAGGAATTGCAGGAGGCCGAGGCGGCGTGCGCGCAGGTGGAGCGGCTCGAGTCGGAGCGGTTGGAGACGGCGCTGCTGCGCGCCGAGGTGCTGCGGGGGCGCGGGGAGCACGAGGCCGCGCTGCGAGCCGTGGAGGGGCTCCGGGCGCGGCACTCCATGGACGTGGAGCTGGCCTTCACCGTGGCCTCCTGGCAGCTCGAGGCGGGGCTGACGCGGCGGGCTCGTGAGACGCTCCATGTCGTGGGGAGCCTCCTCACGGACTACCGTCAGCGGGCGCGGATGTTGTCGATGGAGGCGGAGGCGCTCGAGCGCGAGGGGCTCCTGTCCCGCGCGGTGGAGCGGCGCCAGACGGCGGCGCGGCTGGTGCCCAGCGCGGAGGGTTTCTTCGCGGTAGCTCGGTTGCAAGAGACATTGCGTCGCTATGACGCGGCGGCGCGCTCCGTGCGCGAGGGCCTGGAGTTGTTGCCGCCGGACGGGCGCGAGTCCGCGCGCGCCTGGGTGACGCGGCTGGAGTCCGCCGAGCGGACCCGGGTGGAGACGCGTCGCAAGGAGCTGGTGGACGACCCGAATGCGCAGGAGCTGGAGCACCTGCTGGGCGACTCGCGAGCGCCCGCCGTCGAACCGTGA
- a CDS encoding lysophospholipid acyltransferase family protein, producing MERLVERPPLTKRLKRFLRYVLIRSVLLCLQPLPLRWARGLGFLLGGWAYGLAGGERRKALKSLGVAFPEKSDAERQALARACFRHLGAAALEVACTGALDRGLEQLVAWPEEDRRVLEAALARKKGVVFVSGHVGNWELLARRVARAGYPSQSIAKETTDPRLTTLVEQFRARGGVRSIWRGQDGAARAMLRALRAGEILGLLIDQDTKVQSLFVPFFGELAATPRAAADLAVRTGAAVVTGFCHRVEGGYRLTMEEVPVPALEDREAAALELTRALSERIEAAIRRTPEQWVWMHQRWKTRPTADTQPVLAEAARATAG from the coding sequence ATGGAGCGACTTGTGGAGCGTCCACCCTTAACAAAGCGCCTGAAACGTTTCCTCCGGTACGTGCTCATCCGGAGCGTCCTGTTGTGCCTTCAACCCCTCCCGCTCCGGTGGGCCCGTGGGCTGGGCTTCCTCCTGGGAGGGTGGGCCTACGGCCTGGCGGGTGGAGAGCGCCGCAAGGCCCTGAAGTCCCTGGGCGTGGCTTTCCCTGAAAAGTCCGACGCGGAGCGGCAAGCCCTGGCGCGCGCCTGCTTCCGGCACCTGGGCGCGGCGGCGCTGGAGGTGGCCTGCACGGGGGCCCTGGACCGCGGGCTCGAGCAGTTGGTCGCATGGCCCGAAGAAGACAGGCGCGTGTTGGAGGCGGCCCTGGCGCGCAAGAAGGGCGTCGTCTTCGTCTCCGGCCACGTGGGCAACTGGGAGTTGCTGGCCCGGCGCGTGGCGCGCGCGGGGTATCCGAGCCAGAGCATCGCGAAGGAGACCACGGACCCGCGCCTCACCACGCTCGTGGAGCAATTCCGGGCGCGCGGCGGGGTGCGCAGCATCTGGCGTGGTCAGGACGGCGCGGCGCGGGCCATGTTGCGCGCGCTTCGCGCGGGCGAAATCCTGGGGCTGCTCATCGACCAGGACACGAAGGTGCAGTCGCTCTTCGTGCCGTTCTTCGGGGAGCTGGCGGCCACGCCTCGCGCGGCGGCGGACCTGGCGGTGCGCACGGGCGCGGCGGTGGTGACGGGCTTCTGCCACCGGGTGGAGGGCGGCTACCGGTTGACGATGGAGGAGGTGCCCGTGCCGGCGCTGGAGGACCGCGAGGCGGCCGCGCTGGAGCTCACCCGGGCCCTGTCCGAGCGCATCGAGGCGGCCATCCGCCGCACCCCTGAGCAATGGGTGTGGATGCACCAGCGCTGGAAGACGCGTCCCACGGCCGACACACAACCCGTGCTCGCGGAGGCGGCGCGGGCGACGGCCGGGTGA
- a CDS encoding YbaK/EbsC family protein has protein sequence MIPASIQHYLQRNRVLYERYWHPRAVTAQELAQALHVSGWRVAKSVIVMADRQPWIFVVPAAGTLDLSRVRELLGARTVRLASEREFRDRFPDCEVGAEPPFGELYGLPVAVDETLSLTEHLLFRAGSHEEAVEMRFQDFATLEWPLVASFIHERLRPQPAVVPIPPVFMEQDASMPS, from the coding sequence GTGATTCCGGCTTCCATCCAGCACTATCTCCAACGCAACCGCGTCCTCTACGAGCGCTACTGGCACCCGCGCGCCGTCACGGCCCAGGAGCTGGCCCAGGCGCTCCACGTCTCGGGCTGGCGCGTGGCCAAGTCCGTCATCGTGATGGCGGACCGGCAGCCCTGGATATTCGTCGTCCCCGCGGCGGGGACACTGGACCTCTCGCGGGTCCGGGAGCTGCTGGGAGCCCGCACCGTGAGGCTCGCCAGCGAGCGCGAGTTCCGAGACCGATTCCCCGACTGCGAGGTGGGCGCCGAGCCGCCCTTCGGTGAGCTCTACGGCCTGCCCGTCGCGGTGGATGAGACCCTTAGCCTGACGGAGCACCTGCTCTTCCGCGCGGGCTCACATGAAGAAGCCGTGGAGATGCGCTTCCAGGACTTCGCCACGCTGGAGTGGCCCCTCGTCGCATCGTTCATCCACGAGCGGCTCCGGCCTCAGCCCGCGGTGGTGCCCATCCCACCCGTCTTCATGGAGCAGGACGCCTCCATGCCTTCGTGA
- a CDS encoding LptA/OstA family protein — protein MIEFLVMAFFVAQPMPAAAAPTDGGTPPAADAGSASQGPLGPVDLKEPVQITADLIEGGKSQATLTGNVKVTHRTLVLKCDRMTAYFTQPRVVTRVVCTGGVNAVDGDRMARGERAEYDVATGVLVVTGSPEARQGTTYMRGTKVRLTLGSERLDVENAVIIFESPPASSPAPSKRKGAAAPGRATPAPSEPGKANPR, from the coding sequence GTGATTGAGTTCCTCGTGATGGCCTTCTTCGTGGCGCAGCCGATGCCGGCCGCCGCCGCGCCCACGGATGGTGGGACTCCTCCGGCCGCGGATGCGGGCAGCGCGAGCCAGGGGCCCCTGGGGCCGGTGGACCTGAAGGAGCCGGTGCAGATCACCGCCGACCTCATCGAGGGCGGCAAGTCGCAGGCGACGCTCACCGGCAACGTGAAGGTGACGCACCGGACGCTCGTCCTGAAGTGCGACCGGATGACGGCCTACTTCACCCAACCGCGCGTGGTGACGCGCGTGGTGTGCACCGGCGGGGTGAACGCGGTGGACGGGGACCGCATGGCCCGGGGCGAGCGCGCCGAGTACGACGTGGCCACTGGGGTGCTCGTCGTCACCGGCTCACCGGAAGCGCGCCAGGGAACCACGTACATGCGTGGGACGAAGGTTCGCCTCACGCTGGGGAGCGAACGGCTCGACGTGGAGAACGCCGTCATCATCTTCGAGTCCCCGCCGGCCTCCTCCCCCGCGCCGTCCAAGCGGAAGGGCGCGGCCGCGCCTGGCCGCGCCACCCCCGCGCCGTCCGAGCCTGGCAAGGCGAACCCGCGATGA
- a CDS encoding UDP-glucose/GDP-mannose dehydrogenase family protein: protein MRIAIIGTGYVGLVAGTCFADSGNDVTCVDIDERKIRMLQAGEVPIYEPGLEELIKKNVREKRLFFTRDLPEAVSNAHVVFIAVGTPEGESGDADLQYVLAAAEQIGKAMKQYTVVVDKSTVPVGTADKVRESIRKVTSIEFDVVSNPEFLKEGAALDDFLKPDRVVIGVDSERARKVMGELYAPFVRTENPVLFMDTRSAELTKYAANAMLATRISFMNDISALCEKVGADVDFVRKGLGSDRRIGYPFLFPGVGYGGSCFPKDVKALGATAREFGLELDLLRAVERTNERQKKLLVNKATKHFGGSLEGKKFGVWGLAFKPKTDDMREAPSIDVIEGLIGKGATVVAHDPVATHSAKRVFGDRIRYASVPYEALEGVDALFVVTEWNEFRHPDFERMKALMKAPVIFDGRNVFDPARMRELGFTYFGIGRR, encoded by the coding sequence ATGCGTATTGCCATCATCGGAACGGGCTACGTCGGCCTGGTCGCGGGCACCTGCTTCGCGGACTCGGGCAACGACGTCACGTGCGTGGATATCGACGAGCGGAAGATTCGCATGCTCCAGGCGGGCGAGGTGCCCATCTACGAGCCGGGTCTCGAGGAGCTCATCAAGAAGAACGTGCGCGAGAAGCGCCTGTTCTTCACGCGGGACTTGCCGGAGGCCGTCTCCAACGCGCACGTCGTCTTCATCGCCGTGGGCACGCCCGAGGGTGAGAGCGGCGACGCCGACCTCCAGTACGTGCTGGCCGCCGCCGAGCAGATTGGCAAGGCGATGAAGCAGTACACGGTCGTCGTCGACAAGAGCACCGTGCCGGTGGGCACCGCGGACAAGGTTCGCGAGAGCATCCGCAAGGTGACGAGCATCGAGTTCGACGTCGTCTCCAACCCGGAGTTCCTCAAGGAAGGCGCCGCGCTGGACGACTTCCTCAAGCCGGACCGCGTCGTCATCGGCGTGGACTCCGAGCGCGCGCGCAAGGTGATGGGCGAATTGTACGCCCCCTTCGTGCGCACGGAGAACCCGGTGCTGTTCATGGACACGCGCTCGGCGGAGCTGACCAAGTACGCCGCCAACGCGATGCTCGCCACGCGCATCTCGTTCATGAACGACATCTCCGCGCTCTGCGAGAAGGTGGGCGCGGACGTGGACTTCGTGCGCAAGGGCCTGGGCTCGGACCGGCGCATCGGTTACCCGTTCCTGTTCCCGGGCGTGGGCTACGGCGGCTCGTGCTTCCCCAAGGACGTGAAGGCGCTGGGCGCCACCGCGCGCGAGTTCGGCCTGGAGCTGGATTTGCTGCGCGCCGTGGAGCGCACCAATGAGCGGCAGAAGAAGCTCTTGGTGAACAAGGCCACCAAGCACTTCGGCGGTTCACTGGAGGGCAAGAAGTTCGGCGTGTGGGGCCTGGCCTTCAAGCCGAAGACGGACGACATGCGCGAGGCGCCGTCCATCGACGTCATCGAGGGCCTCATCGGCAAGGGCGCGACGGTGGTGGCGCACGACCCGGTGGCCACGCACTCGGCGAAGCGCGTCTTCGGCGACCGCATCCGCTACGCCAGCGTCCCCTACGAGGCGCTCGAGGGCGTGGACGCGCTCTTCGTGGTGACGGAGTGGAACGAGTTCCGCCACCCGGACTTCGAGCGCATGAAGGCGCTGATGAAGGCGCCGGTCATCTTCGACGGTCGCAACGTGTTCGACCCGGCGCGCATGCGCGAGCTGGGCTTCACGTACTTCGGCATCGGCCGCCGGTGA
- a CDS encoding acyltransferase has translation MSRGGSLDALTGLRFFAALHVVLFHFARPVLDPAPEWLRSLVGSGYSAVGVFFVLSGFVLAWNYLDTDGRMETGTRAFLAARVARVYPVYLLTFLLSAPPTMLASVVDNGWKVAAMKLAVAAVATLALLQAWMPRLALYWNPPGWSVAVEAFFYALFPRLARWLPRLRPSWMPGVLAGLWILGLAPPLLYLVLRPDGLDTVDVHSWGTWLALMKFTPLTRLPEFLFGVVLGWCFVRERAAGEAKGSGGALALLGAALLMAAGAAGERIPYPLMHNALLAPASGLLVYGLARGGGWLGWGLSRPSVVRLGAASYALYLLQFPVGEAVAKLEPWLSSWGKLGLVLLLVIPASLLAHHFVETPLRSRVRKRLQPWVAAEAGTPRTSVAPGA, from the coding sequence GTGAGCCGAGGCGGTTCACTCGATGCGCTGACGGGGCTGCGCTTCTTCGCGGCCCTGCATGTCGTGCTGTTCCACTTCGCGCGCCCGGTCCTGGACCCGGCGCCGGAGTGGCTGCGGAGCCTGGTGGGCTCGGGCTACTCGGCCGTGGGTGTCTTCTTCGTCCTGTCTGGCTTTGTCCTCGCCTGGAACTACCTGGACACCGACGGGCGCATGGAGACGGGGACACGCGCGTTCCTCGCGGCCCGGGTGGCCCGCGTCTATCCCGTCTATCTGCTGACGTTCCTCCTGTCCGCGCCGCCCACGATGCTCGCGTCCGTGGTGGACAACGGGTGGAAGGTGGCTGCGATGAAGCTGGCCGTGGCGGCGGTGGCGACGCTCGCGCTGTTGCAGGCGTGGATGCCCCGGCTGGCGCTGTACTGGAATCCCCCGGGCTGGTCCGTGGCGGTGGAGGCGTTCTTCTACGCGCTCTTCCCCCGGCTGGCGCGGTGGCTGCCTCGGCTGCGGCCCTCCTGGATGCCGGGGGTGCTCGCGGGGCTGTGGATTCTCGGCCTGGCACCGCCGTTGCTCTACCTGGTGCTGCGGCCGGATGGCCTGGACACGGTGGATGTCCATTCGTGGGGCACGTGGCTTGCGCTGATGAAGTTCACCCCGCTGACGCGCCTGCCCGAGTTCCTCTTCGGTGTGGTGCTGGGGTGGTGCTTCGTGCGTGAGCGCGCGGCGGGGGAGGCGAAGGGCTCGGGAGGAGCGCTGGCCTTGCTCGGCGCCGCGTTGCTCATGGCGGCGGGAGCGGCGGGTGAGCGGATTCCCTATCCGCTGATGCACAACGCGCTCCTGGCGCCCGCGTCGGGGCTGCTCGTGTACGGGCTGGCGCGGGGTGGTGGCTGGCTGGGCTGGGGCTTGTCGCGCCCGAGCGTGGTGCGGTTGGGGGCGGCCAGCTACGCGCTGTATCTGTTGCAGTTCCCCGTGGGCGAAGCGGTGGCGAAGCTCGAGCCGTGGCTTTCGTCGTGGGGGAAGCTGGGGCTGGTGTTGCTCCTGGTCATCCCCGCGTCCCTGCTAGCGCACCACTTCGTGGAGACGCCGCTGCGCTCACGGGTGCGCAAGAGGCTGCAGCCCTGGGTCGCCGCGGAAGCGGGAACGCCAAGGACTTCGGTGGCGCCAGGGGCGTGA
- the rpoN gene encoding RNA polymerase factor sigma-54 has product MGMELKQSLKLAQQLVMTPQLQQAIKLLQLSRMELLEQVREEMDQNPLLEQPDEQAPGDVGDKEPGEASLEADNVEMPRDVELPAATPDTAQEFKADGDGPPEIDWEAYLNSYQFNEPTTASNKGNVATDDLPSFEANLVKKEDLVDHIQEQLGTLRLNDAERRVAMLILGNLDDDGYLKLPDVEGDPLIRLCNEADVPMHVAERTLRRIQMLEPRGCGARDLQECLLIQLQGMKEPQAPLLGLIIKRHMKYLESKNLPAIAKDLKVTLEEVVEAVKLLPKLDPKPGRNFSGDDAQYITPDVFVYKMGDEYTVVLNDDGLSKLRISGTYRNALKTGAVGPGQTKDFIQDKLRSAVWLIRSIHQRQRTIYKVTESIVKFQRDFLDKGIAHLKPLILRDVAEDIGMHESTVSRVTTSKYVHTPQGIFELKYFFNSSIARVSGEDTASEAVKHHIKQLVAQEDARNPYSDQKIVELLRSQGTEIARRTVAKYREVLGILPSSKRKRYY; this is encoded by the coding sequence ATGGGGATGGAACTCAAACAAAGCCTGAAGCTTGCGCAGCAGCTGGTGATGACGCCGCAGCTGCAGCAGGCCATCAAGCTGCTCCAGCTCTCCCGAATGGAGCTGTTGGAGCAGGTCCGCGAGGAGATGGACCAGAATCCTCTCCTGGAGCAGCCGGACGAGCAGGCGCCGGGCGACGTGGGAGACAAGGAGCCGGGGGAGGCCTCGCTGGAGGCGGACAACGTCGAGATGCCGCGCGACGTGGAGCTGCCAGCGGCCACCCCGGACACCGCGCAGGAGTTCAAGGCGGACGGGGATGGTCCGCCGGAGATTGACTGGGAGGCGTACCTCAACAGCTACCAGTTCAACGAGCCCACCACGGCCTCCAACAAGGGCAACGTGGCCACGGACGACCTGCCGTCGTTCGAGGCCAACCTGGTCAAGAAGGAGGACCTGGTCGACCACATCCAGGAGCAGCTGGGCACGCTGCGCCTGAATGACGCCGAGCGCCGCGTGGCCATGCTCATCCTGGGCAACCTGGATGACGACGGTTACTTGAAGCTGCCGGACGTGGAGGGCGACCCGCTCATCCGCCTGTGCAACGAGGCGGACGTGCCCATGCACGTGGCCGAGCGCACCTTGCGCCGCATCCAGATGCTGGAGCCTCGCGGCTGTGGCGCGCGTGACTTGCAGGAGTGCCTGCTCATCCAGTTGCAGGGGATGAAGGAGCCACAGGCGCCGCTGCTGGGCCTCATCATCAAGCGGCACATGAAGTACCTGGAGAGCAAGAACCTGCCCGCCATCGCCAAGGACCTGAAGGTCACCTTGGAAGAGGTGGTGGAGGCGGTGAAGCTGCTCCCGAAGCTGGACCCGAAGCCGGGCCGCAACTTCAGCGGCGATGACGCCCAGTACATCACCCCGGACGTGTTCGTTTACAAGATGGGGGACGAGTACACGGTGGTGCTCAACGACGACGGCCTGTCGAAGCTGCGCATCTCCGGCACGTATCGGAACGCGCTGAAGACGGGCGCGGTGGGCCCCGGCCAGACGAAGGACTTCATCCAGGACAAGCTGCGCAGCGCGGTGTGGCTCATCCGCTCCATCCACCAGCGGCAGCGGACCATCTACAAGGTCACCGAGAGCATCGTGAAGTTCCAGCGGGACTTCCTGGACAAGGGCATCGCCCACCTGAAGCCGCTCATCCTCCGGGACGTGGCCGAGGACATCGGCATGCACGAGTCCACGGTGAGCCGCGTGACGACGAGCAAGTACGTGCACACGCCGCAGGGCATCTTCGAGCTGAAGTACTTCTTCAACTCGTCCATCGCCCGCGTGTCTGGTGAGGACACCGCGAGCGAGGCGGTGAAGCACCACATCAAGCAGCTCGTCGCGCAGGAGGACGCGCGCAACCCGTACTCGGACCAGAAGATCGTGGAGCTGTTGCGCTCGCAGGGCACCGAAATCGCGCGCCGCACGGTGGCCAAGTACCGCGAGGTACTGGGCATCCTCCCCAGCAGCAAGCGCAAGCGGTACTACTGA
- the astB gene encoding N-succinylarginine dihydrolase codes for MREYNFDGLVGPTHNYAGLSPGNLASQSHVGEPSHPREAALQGLEKMRFVSGLGVGQAVLPPQPRPSLRALRTLGFTGSDEEVITRAAREAEHLLRLTSSASSMWTANAATVAPSADTADGRVHLTPANLSQMFHRALEADTTHAVLRAIFSNEKHFAVHAPLPPGSHFADEGAANHTRLATPGHAGVHLLAWGRSAWQDVQGPKRFPARQTLESSQALARLHQLDPHNVLFPQQHPDGIDAGAFHTDVLAVGNERFLMLHELAFVDHPGLLQVLREKLGPDFRAVVASNAELPAKDAVKAYPFNSQVLTLPDGSMAIIAPVESRETPTARGFLERVVAEDTPVKAVHYLDVRQSMNNGGGPACLRQRLWLTDTERHAIDADVFYSPALHESLAAWVRRHYRDILRPGDLQDPQLARETMTALDELTRILKLGSVYDFQQ; via the coding sequence ATGCGCGAATACAACTTCGACGGCCTCGTCGGTCCTACCCACAACTACGCGGGCTTGTCGCCCGGCAACCTGGCGTCCCAGAGTCACGTCGGAGAGCCCAGCCATCCCCGCGAAGCCGCGCTTCAGGGCCTGGAGAAGATGCGCTTCGTCTCCGGCCTGGGTGTCGGGCAGGCGGTGCTTCCGCCGCAGCCCCGCCCGTCGCTGCGCGCCCTGCGGACCCTGGGCTTCACCGGCTCGGACGAGGAGGTCATCACCCGCGCCGCGCGCGAGGCCGAGCACCTGCTGCGGCTCACCTCCAGCGCCTCGTCCATGTGGACGGCCAACGCCGCCACCGTGGCCCCCAGCGCCGACACGGCCGACGGCCGCGTGCACCTGACGCCCGCCAACCTGTCGCAGATGTTCCACCGCGCCCTGGAGGCGGACACCACCCACGCGGTGCTGCGCGCCATCTTCTCCAACGAGAAGCACTTCGCGGTGCACGCGCCGCTGCCGCCCGGCAGCCACTTCGCCGACGAAGGCGCGGCCAACCACACCCGTCTGGCCACGCCCGGACACGCCGGTGTGCACCTGCTCGCCTGGGGCCGCAGCGCGTGGCAGGACGTGCAGGGCCCCAAGCGCTTCCCGGCCCGCCAGACGCTGGAGTCGAGCCAGGCGCTCGCGCGGCTCCACCAGCTCGACCCGCACAACGTGCTCTTCCCCCAGCAGCACCCGGACGGCATCGACGCGGGCGCCTTCCACACAGACGTGCTGGCGGTGGGCAACGAGCGCTTCCTCATGCTGCACGAGCTGGCCTTCGTGGACCACCCGGGGCTGCTCCAGGTGCTGCGCGAGAAGCTGGGCCCGGACTTCCGCGCGGTGGTGGCCAGCAACGCGGAGCTGCCGGCCAAGGACGCGGTGAAGGCCTATCCGTTCAACTCGCAGGTGTTGACGCTGCCGGATGGCTCCATGGCCATCATCGCCCCGGTGGAGAGCCGCGAGACCCCCACGGCGCGCGGCTTCCTCGAGCGCGTGGTGGCCGAGGACACCCCCGTCAAGGCGGTGCACTACCTGGACGTGCGCCAGTCCATGAACAACGGCGGTGGCCCCGCCTGCCTGCGCCAGCGCTTGTGGCTCACGGACACCGAGCGCCACGCCATCGACGCCGACGTCTTCTACTCTCCGGCCCTGCACGAGTCGCTCGCGGCCTGGGTGCGCCGCCACTACCGCGACATCCTCCGGCCCGGCGACTTGCAGGACCCGCAGCTCGCCCGCGAGACGATGACGGCGCTGGATGAGCTGACGCGAATCCTCAAGCTGGGCAGCGTCTACGACTTCCAGCAATAA
- the lptB gene encoding LPS export ABC transporter ATP-binding protein, translating to MSDDAKLYAEGLKKAFRGRQVVNGVSFTVSPGEVVGLLGPNGAGKTTSFNMVVGLVTPDAGRVRIGDEDLTHLPMHRRARRGVGYLPQEASVFRKLTVRDNFLAVLELQKGLDKRERETRASAIIEEFGLSHVAESLGGTLSGGERRRAEIARSLLPSPRFILFDEPFAGVDPINVGDLQRQIFLLRERGLGVLITDHNVQDTLGICDRAYIITQGQILEEGTPAEIAASPRARAVYLGERFRLQEPV from the coding sequence ATGAGCGACGACGCGAAGCTGTACGCCGAGGGGCTGAAGAAGGCCTTCCGTGGCCGCCAGGTGGTCAACGGCGTCTCCTTCACCGTGTCCCCGGGCGAGGTGGTGGGCCTGCTGGGCCCCAACGGCGCGGGCAAGACGACCAGCTTCAACATGGTGGTGGGCCTGGTGACACCCGACGCGGGCCGCGTGCGCATTGGCGACGAGGACCTCACGCACCTGCCCATGCACCGCCGCGCGCGCCGGGGCGTGGGCTACCTGCCTCAGGAGGCCTCCGTCTTCCGCAAGCTCACCGTGCGCGACAATTTCCTGGCCGTGCTGGAGCTCCAGAAGGGCCTGGACAAGCGCGAGCGCGAGACCCGCGCCAGCGCCATCATCGAGGAGTTCGGCCTCTCCCACGTGGCCGAGTCCCTGGGCGGCACCCTCTCCGGCGGCGAGCGGCGCCGCGCCGAGATTGCCCGGAGCCTCTTGCCGTCCCCCCGGTTCATCCTCTTCGACGAGCCCTTCGCCGGCGTGGACCCCATCAACGTGGGCGACCTCCAGCGGCAGATCTTCCTCCTCCGCGAGCGCGGATTGGGCGTCCTCATCACGGACCACAACGTCCAGGACACCCTGGGCATCTGTGACAGGGCCTACATCATCACACAGGGGCAGATCCTGGAGGAGGGGACCCCCGCCGAGATTGCGGCGTCCCCCCGCGCCCGGGCCGTCTACCTGGGGGAGCGGTTCCGTCTCCAGGAGCCTGTCTAA